In Pseudonocardia cypriaca, a single genomic region encodes these proteins:
- a CDS encoding nicotinate phosphoribosyltransferase, translated as MTGSPSSAGVSTALFTDRYELTMAATALADGTAHRHCVFEVFARRLPEGRRYGVVAGTGRLLESIERFRFGEQELAMLDGIVDDDTLSWLADYRFSGDIDGYPEGELYFPGSPILTVTGTFVDAVLLETLVLSILNHDSAVASAAARMVTAAAGRPIIEMGSRRTHEAAAVASARATYLAGFATTSNLEAQRRHGIPTAGTAAHAWVLLHDDELAAFTSQVKALGADTTLLVDTYDIRRGVELAVEAAGTGLGAIRIDSGDLGELARQARDQLDALGATDTKIVLSGDLDEYAIASLRAEPVDSYGVGTSVVTGSGAPTAGMVYKLVEVDGRPVAKRSESKESRGGRKSAIRRYKPTGTAIEEVVHQAENPPALGPHDRVVPIPLVRGGEQVSGLPTLEESREHLRAALVSVPWEGLKLSRGEPALPTVFEGM; from the coding sequence ATGACTGGCAGTCCGTCGTCGGCCGGGGTGTCCACCGCCCTGTTCACCGACCGGTACGAGCTGACCATGGCGGCCACCGCGCTCGCCGACGGCACCGCGCACCGGCACTGCGTGTTCGAGGTGTTCGCGCGCCGGCTGCCCGAGGGACGCCGCTACGGCGTCGTCGCGGGCACCGGCCGCCTGCTGGAGTCGATCGAGCGGTTCCGGTTCGGCGAGCAGGAGCTCGCGATGCTGGACGGCATCGTGGACGACGACACGTTGTCCTGGCTGGCCGACTACCGCTTCTCCGGTGACATCGACGGCTACCCCGAGGGTGAGCTGTACTTCCCGGGGTCGCCGATCCTCACCGTCACCGGCACGTTCGTCGACGCGGTGCTGCTCGAGACGCTCGTGCTGTCGATCCTCAACCACGACAGCGCAGTCGCATCGGCCGCGGCCCGGATGGTCACGGCGGCCGCCGGGCGACCCATCATCGAGATGGGGTCGCGGCGCACCCACGAGGCCGCGGCCGTGGCGTCCGCGCGGGCCACCTACCTCGCCGGGTTCGCCACCACCTCGAACCTGGAGGCGCAGCGCCGGCACGGCATCCCCACCGCCGGCACCGCCGCGCACGCGTGGGTGCTGCTGCACGACGACGAGCTGGCGGCGTTCACGAGCCAGGTGAAGGCGCTCGGGGCCGACACCACCCTGCTCGTCGACACCTACGACATCCGCCGCGGCGTGGAGCTGGCGGTCGAGGCCGCCGGCACCGGGCTCGGGGCGATCCGGATCGACTCCGGTGACCTCGGCGAGCTCGCCCGCCAGGCCCGCGACCAGCTCGACGCGCTGGGCGCCACCGACACGAAGATCGTGCTGTCCGGTGACCTCGACGAGTACGCGATCGCCTCGCTGCGCGCGGAGCCCGTCGACTCGTACGGCGTGGGCACCTCGGTCGTCACCGGCTCCGGCGCGCCGACCGCGGGGATGGTCTACAAGCTGGTTGAGGTCGACGGCAGGCCGGTCGCCAAGCGCAGCGAGTCGAAGGAGTCGCGGGGCGGGCGCAAGTCGGCGATCCGCCGCTACAAGCCGACGGGCACCGCGATCGAGGAGGTCGTGCACCAGGCCGAGAACCCGCCCGCGCTCGGCCCGCACGACCGGGTCGTCCCGATCCCGCTGGTCCGGGGCGGCGAGCAGGTGTCGGGCCTGCCCACCCTCGAGGAGTCCCGCGAGCACCTGCGCGCCGCACTGGTGTCCGTGCCGTGGGAGGGCCTCAAGCTCTCCCGCGGCGAGCCCGCCCTGCCCACCGTCTTCGAGGGGATGTGA
- a CDS encoding nicotinamidase — MRALIVVDVQNDFCEGGSLAVAGGAAVAAAISGHLRTASYDHVVATRDHHVDPGAHFSADPDFVDSWPPHCRTGTPGASFHPELDVAPIEAVFSKGEHAAAYSGFEGAEPGGTGLADWLRARGVDSVDVVGIATDHCVRATALDAAKAGFTTKVLLDLCAGVAPETTDRALKEMQAAGVQVA; from the coding sequence ATGCGCGCGCTGATCGTCGTCGACGTGCAGAACGACTTCTGCGAGGGCGGCTCGCTGGCCGTCGCGGGCGGCGCGGCGGTGGCCGCCGCGATCTCGGGCCACCTGCGCACCGCCTCGTACGACCACGTGGTCGCCACACGCGACCACCACGTCGACCCGGGAGCCCACTTCTCGGCCGATCCCGACTTCGTCGACAGCTGGCCGCCGCACTGCCGCACGGGCACACCGGGAGCGTCGTTCCACCCGGAGCTGGACGTGGCCCCGATCGAGGCCGTGTTCAGCAAGGGCGAGCACGCCGCCGCCTACTCCGGGTTCGAGGGTGCCGAGCCAGGTGGGACGGGCCTCGCCGACTGGCTGCGCGCCCGCGGCGTGGACAGCGTCGACGTCGTCGGCATCGCCACCGACCACTGCGTGCGCGCCACGGCGCTGGACGCCGCGAAGGCGGGCTTCACGACGAAGGTGCTCCTGGACCTGTGCGCCGGGGTGGCCCCGGAGACGACGGACCGCGCCCTGAAGGAGATGCAAGCAGCGGGCGTGCAGGTGGCCTGA
- the clpS gene encoding ATP-dependent Clp protease adapter ClpS, translating into MAAPLPVPTRQVEPDLFEDSSADVPWQAIVWNDPVNLMSYVTYVFQKLFGYPESKATALMLDVHHKGKAAVSSGDKDKIEADVAKLHAAGLWATMQKS; encoded by the coding sequence ATGGCCGCCCCGCTACCCGTACCCACGCGCCAGGTGGAGCCGGACCTCTTCGAGGACTCGTCGGCGGACGTCCCCTGGCAGGCGATCGTCTGGAACGATCCCGTCAACCTGATGTCATACGTCACCTACGTGTTCCAGAAGCTGTTCGGTTACCCCGAGTCCAAGGCCACCGCGCTGATGCTCGACGTGCACCACAAGGGCAAGGCCGCGGTGTCGTCAGGGGACAAGGACAAGATCGAGGCAGACGTCGCGAAGCTGCACGCCGCGGGTCTCTGGGCCACGATGCAGAAGTCATGA
- a CDS encoding peptidyl-tRNA hydrolase, which produces MTEELSGTGLADRPAVGVLAPLAARYARGAAPVSDGIVRAMPIILRLERPPAARTPVLEAAAAAALAVCLDPRSQPGGEWHDTVAVWVGTQIRKIARRARGAHWAAVQELPGVTWEVDGGQARALLPGPVDDVPRVVSRLQIGGTELEPDEPGPPPPGVPVIWVNAALDLSVGKAAAQVGHASMLYAAAHDLVEVPHFAVRDADADRWAQLCAAVGRGEAVAVRDAGFTEVAPGTITCIATPG; this is translated from the coding sequence GTGACCGAGGAACTGTCCGGGACCGGACTCGCCGACCGGCCGGCCGTTGGTGTGCTCGCGCCGCTCGCGGCCCGCTACGCCCGGGGAGCAGCGCCGGTGTCGGACGGCATCGTGCGCGCGATGCCGATCATCCTGCGGCTGGAGCGCCCGCCTGCCGCCCGCACGCCGGTGCTGGAGGCCGCGGCCGCCGCGGCGCTGGCCGTGTGCCTGGATCCGCGTTCGCAGCCGGGAGGCGAGTGGCACGACACCGTCGCGGTGTGGGTGGGCACGCAGATCCGCAAGATCGCCCGCCGGGCGCGTGGCGCGCACTGGGCGGCCGTGCAGGAGCTGCCGGGCGTGACGTGGGAGGTCGACGGCGGGCAGGCGCGGGCGCTGCTTCCCGGACCGGTCGACGACGTGCCCCGGGTCGTCTCGCGGCTGCAGATCGGCGGCACCGAGCTGGAACCCGACGAGCCGGGCCCGCCACCGCCGGGCGTTCCGGTGATCTGGGTGAACGCCGCCCTCGACCTGTCCGTCGGCAAGGCGGCCGCGCAGGTCGGTCACGCATCGATGCTCTACGCCGCCGCCCACGACCTCGTCGAAGTGCCGCACTTCGCGGTGCGCGACGCCGACGCGGACCGGTGGGCGCAGCTGTGCGCCGCGGTCGGGCGCGGCGAGGCGGTCGCCGTCCGGGACGCGGGGTTCACCGAGGTGGCGCCCGGCACGATCACCTGCATCGCCACCCCCGGCTGA
- a CDS encoding SEC-C metal-binding domain-containing protein: MAGSRQRLLVGRGAPEPHAESTEEARFEAVWTAYREVVREQVVVGHQELMRLLSARVGLDLSDPDAERLVDEVEEDVLDDPTGPVTMLAPDVLVHAPALTDGIVLTHRLSAAELADEHLDLDTDLAGFLRCPDPHVDGGPLHVDEPDGDEPVRWGGPPDWLSGLTADALLAVRATQDGAVTISALDEEPAAPAELVAALRAVYEAELEEPGLPVPAETLVLGLLHGDRAAFAEPRPPLTELAAAAGLLRRGDEFAHHESVWTEAEAVDQELRLVTRVDTEEQGEAAVRAFALLADAQGPTALREALGLMQDPDVLESVVEELLREPDEDGERVRATVALAERLVAVAGRSPREAVARWVAAVAAERDGRVLDAESHLRAAAVAAPGWPLVEDRLAWYESDRGDAVAAAARWTAIEVPADDPDLAAVRPFAAPAGPEPGRNDPCWCGSGRKYKQCHLGRPAHAELPERAGWLYRKAVTFLERRGGAATAELAWWADTLDVDWDAPEVMDAVLDEGGWGDRFLAERGPLLPADEAELAASWATVVPGLYEVERVRFGEGVTLRDLRGDGRVDVRPTTGVSPGMGELVLARALPDGSGSGRLLVGAVAVPRGAERELLAQLGDP, from the coding sequence GTGGCCGGGTCCCGGCAGCGGCTCCTGGTCGGTCGCGGGGCGCCCGAGCCTCATGCCGAGAGCACCGAGGAAGCGCGGTTCGAGGCGGTCTGGACCGCCTACCGCGAGGTGGTGCGGGAGCAGGTGGTGGTCGGCCACCAGGAGCTGATGCGGCTGCTCTCCGCCCGGGTGGGGCTCGACCTCTCGGATCCCGACGCTGAGCGGCTCGTCGACGAGGTCGAGGAAGACGTCCTGGACGACCCGACCGGCCCGGTGACGATGCTCGCTCCCGACGTCCTGGTGCACGCGCCCGCGTTGACCGACGGCATCGTGCTCACCCACCGGCTCTCCGCCGCCGAGCTGGCCGACGAGCACCTCGACCTCGACACCGACCTCGCCGGGTTCCTGCGCTGCCCCGACCCGCACGTCGACGGCGGGCCGCTGCACGTGGACGAGCCGGACGGCGACGAGCCGGTCCGGTGGGGCGGGCCGCCCGACTGGCTGTCGGGGTTGACCGCCGATGCGCTGCTCGCCGTGCGGGCCACGCAGGACGGTGCCGTGACGATCTCGGCGTTGGACGAAGAGCCGGCCGCACCGGCGGAGCTCGTGGCGGCGCTGCGGGCGGTGTACGAGGCCGAGCTGGAGGAACCCGGTCTCCCGGTGCCGGCGGAGACGCTCGTCCTCGGCCTGCTGCACGGCGACCGCGCCGCCTTCGCCGAACCGCGCCCGCCGCTCACCGAGCTGGCCGCCGCGGCGGGCCTGCTGCGGCGCGGCGACGAGTTCGCCCACCACGAGTCGGTGTGGACGGAGGCGGAGGCGGTCGACCAGGAGTTGCGGCTGGTCACCCGGGTCGATACCGAGGAGCAGGGGGAGGCGGCGGTCCGGGCGTTCGCGCTGCTCGCCGATGCACAGGGTCCGACCGCGCTGCGGGAGGCGCTCGGCCTTATGCAGGACCCGGACGTCCTCGAATCCGTCGTCGAGGAGCTGCTGCGCGAACCCGACGAGGACGGTGAGCGGGTGCGGGCCACCGTTGCGCTCGCCGAGCGCCTCGTCGCCGTCGCCGGTCGGTCCCCCCGCGAGGCCGTGGCGCGGTGGGTCGCCGCGGTCGCCGCCGAGCGGGACGGCCGGGTGCTGGACGCCGAGTCGCACCTGCGGGCCGCGGCCGTCGCGGCACCGGGCTGGCCGCTCGTGGAGGACCGGTTGGCCTGGTACGAGTCGGACCGCGGCGACGCCGTGGCCGCTGCCGCCCGGTGGACGGCGATAGAGGTGCCCGCCGACGATCCGGATCTCGCTGCCGTCCGTCCCTTCGCCGCCCCCGCCGGCCCCGAACCCGGCCGCAACGACCCGTGCTGGTGCGGATCGGGCCGCAAGTACAAGCAGTGCCACCTCGGCCGGCCCGCCCATGCCGAGCTCCCGGAGCGGGCCGGCTGGCTCTACCGCAAGGCGGTGACGTTCCTGGAGCGTCGCGGGGGCGCCGCCACCGCCGAGCTGGCCTGGTGGGCCGACACCCTCGACGTCGACTGGGATGCGCCCGAGGTCATGGACGCGGTGCTGGACGAGGGCGGCTGGGGCGACAGGTTCCTCGCCGAGCGCGGGCCCCTGCTCCCGGCCGACGAGGCCGAGCTGGCGGCCTCGTGGGCGACCGTGGTGCCCGGCCTGTACGAGGTGGAGCGGGTCCGCTTCGGCGAGGGCGTGACGCTGCGGGACCTCCGCGGCGACGGCCGGGTCGACGTCCGGCCCACCACCGGGGTGAGCCCGGGCATGGGCGAGCTCGTCCTCGCCAGGGCGCTGCCGGACGGCTCGGGATCGGGGCGCCTGCTCGTCGGGGCGGTCGCGGTGCCGCGGGGCGCCGAGCGCGAGCTGCTGGCGCAGCTCGGAGATCCCTGA
- a CDS encoding SDR family NAD(P)-dependent oxidoreductase yields MSTWDLRDVPDQQGRRVVVTGASSGLGLVVARELAKRGARVVMAVRDVAKAGRHRAELLSEHRAATVDVLPLDLLDPASIREFAAAVTAEPVDALLNVAGIAGTPLRHNAQGWESQFATNHLGHFALTTLLLDALDRGWEPRVVTVASAVYRYGKLDLDGADHLTGGRRYSPMRAYARSKLANMLFGLELDRRLRATSSPVRSVLAHPGMASTPMNTNRCHTLLDHLIAPVATVVARAPEDAALPILYAATVPELEGGTFVGPHTEFRGPMRVTRRPVRPPADDRDLAERLWAVSEELTGMRSAMLSRAC; encoded by the coding sequence GTGAGCACCTGGGATCTGCGCGACGTCCCGGATCAGCAGGGCCGCCGCGTCGTCGTCACCGGAGCGAGCAGCGGCCTCGGACTCGTCGTCGCCCGTGAGCTGGCGAAGCGCGGAGCACGGGTGGTGATGGCGGTGCGCGACGTCGCCAAGGCCGGCCGGCACCGCGCCGAGCTGCTGTCCGAGCACCGGGCGGCCACCGTGGACGTCCTGCCGCTCGACCTGCTCGACCCGGCGTCCATCCGGGAGTTCGCCGCCGCCGTCACGGCCGAGCCGGTCGACGCGCTGCTCAACGTGGCCGGCATCGCCGGCACCCCGCTGCGGCACAACGCGCAGGGCTGGGAGAGCCAGTTCGCGACCAACCACCTCGGGCACTTCGCCCTCACCACGCTCCTGCTCGACGCCCTCGACCGCGGGTGGGAGCCGCGCGTGGTCACGGTGGCGTCGGCGGTGTACCGCTACGGGAAGCTCGACCTGGACGGTGCCGACCACCTGACCGGCGGACGGCGCTACTCCCCCATGCGCGCCTACGCGCGCTCCAAGCTCGCCAACATGCTGTTCGGGCTCGAACTCGACCGCAGGCTGCGCGCCACGTCCTCCCCGGTCCGCAGCGTGCTCGCCCACCCCGGCATGGCCAGTACGCCGATGAACACCAACCGCTGCCACACGCTGCTCGACCACCTCATCGCGCCGGTCGCCACCGTCGTGGCCCGCGCCCCGGAGGACGCTGCCCTCCCTATCCTGTACGCCGCCACGGTGCCGGAGCTCGAGGGCGGGACGTTCGTCGGACCGCACACCGAGTTCCGCGGCCCGATGCGCGTCACCCGCCGCCCGGTGCGCCCGCCCGCCGACGACCGGGACCTCGCCGAACGCCTGTGGGCGGTGTCCGAGGAGCTCACCGGTATGCGCTCGGCGATGCTCTCGCGGGCCTGTTAG
- a CDS encoding MarR family winged helix-turn-helix transcriptional regulator: MSGAKTTPALVEQVMAVAMAIVQELKAAVRELGLSESVAHLVWVLDPDADPVPLRQVAERLRCDPSNVTLLSDQLEKKGLAERRPHPADGRVRTLVLTPAGVAARRKLLDHVQQRPPLAALDGEQQRQLQELLAVALADRKG; the protein is encoded by the coding sequence GTGTCTGGTGCCAAGACCACTCCCGCGCTCGTCGAGCAGGTGATGGCCGTGGCCATGGCGATCGTGCAGGAGCTCAAGGCGGCCGTCCGCGAGCTCGGACTGAGCGAGTCGGTCGCCCACCTCGTCTGGGTGCTCGACCCCGACGCCGACCCGGTGCCGCTGCGACAGGTGGCCGAGCGGTTGCGCTGCGACCCGTCCAACGTCACGTTGCTCAGCGACCAGCTGGAGAAGAAGGGCCTCGCCGAGCGCCGCCCGCACCCCGCCGACGGGCGCGTCCGCACGCTCGTGCTCACCCCCGCCGGTGTGGCGGCGCGCCGCAAGCTGCTCGACCACGTGCAGCAGCGCCCCCCGCTCGCCGCGCTCGACGGGGAGCAGCAGCGGCAGCTGCAGGAGCTGCTGGCCGTCGCGCTGGCGGACCGGAAGGGCTGA
- a CDS encoding ATP-dependent DNA helicase, with protein MPTATKLPGVAELLEAAVTSVGGTRREGQDAMAQAVRKALVSGEHVAVQAGTGTGKSLAYLVPAIHHAVGKGATVVVSTATIALQRQLVDRDLPRLAKALKPLLGRAPTFAILKGRRNYLCLNKLHGGDDTDPADELFDPFAISAMGRAVKRIHEWADTTETGDRDELVPGVQDSVWRQVSVTARECLGAAKCPVGEDCFAEKARGVAGQADIVVTNHALLAIDALEGRPVLPEHDVVVVDEAHELVDRVTGVATAELTAGMIGATARRLGKLVDQAIADRLAEAGEGLGFVLDDLPPGRWESLPRAAAGALSAVRDAAGSCKQALGSDRREDPEVAAGRKIAQASLDEVADTAVRLLGAFDEADPAKRHDVVWLAEQGPDGARHKSLHAAPLWVGGLLRERLFGRSTVVLTSATLALGGNFDALARQWGLPPEKAAEKTDDPVPDPDAPRWSGLDVGSPFAHAKSGILYVAKRLPPPGRDGLPPSYLDEIVGLVEAAGGRTLGLFSSMRAAKQATEALRGRLDTPLLCQGEDSTMQLVEKFAADEATSLFGTLSLWQGVDVPGPSLSCVIIDRIPFPRPDDPLVAARQRATDARGGNGFLSVSATHAALLLAQGAGRLLRGMDDRGVVAILDSRLATARYGGFLRASLPPFWATDDREKVHAALRRLRGA; from the coding sequence GTGCCTACCGCGACGAAACTGCCAGGAGTTGCGGAGCTACTCGAAGCGGCCGTCACCTCGGTAGGTGGCACTCGCCGCGAGGGTCAGGACGCGATGGCGCAGGCCGTGCGCAAGGCGCTCGTGAGCGGCGAGCACGTGGCCGTGCAGGCCGGCACGGGCACCGGCAAGTCGCTCGCCTACCTGGTGCCCGCCATCCACCACGCCGTCGGCAAGGGCGCCACGGTCGTCGTCTCCACGGCCACCATCGCGCTGCAGCGCCAGCTCGTCGACCGCGACCTGCCGCGCCTGGCCAAGGCGCTCAAGCCGTTGCTCGGCCGCGCGCCCACGTTCGCGATCCTCAAGGGCAGGCGCAACTACCTGTGCCTCAACAAGCTGCACGGGGGCGACGACACCGACCCGGCCGACGAGCTGTTCGACCCGTTCGCGATCTCGGCGATGGGGCGGGCGGTCAAGCGGATCCACGAGTGGGCCGACACCACCGAGACCGGCGACCGCGACGAGCTCGTGCCCGGCGTGCAGGACTCGGTGTGGCGCCAGGTGTCGGTCACCGCGCGCGAGTGCCTCGGGGCGGCGAAGTGCCCGGTGGGCGAGGACTGCTTCGCCGAGAAGGCCAGGGGCGTCGCCGGGCAGGCCGACATCGTCGTCACCAACCACGCCCTGCTCGCGATCGACGCCCTCGAAGGGCGGCCGGTGCTGCCCGAGCACGACGTCGTGGTCGTCGACGAGGCGCACGAGCTGGTCGACCGCGTCACTGGCGTGGCCACCGCCGAGCTCACCGCCGGGATGATCGGCGCCACCGCCCGGCGGCTCGGCAAGCTCGTCGACCAGGCCATCGCCGACCGGCTCGCCGAGGCGGGCGAGGGCCTCGGGTTCGTTCTGGACGACCTGCCGCCCGGGCGCTGGGAGTCGCTCCCCCGGGCCGCGGCGGGCGCCCTGTCCGCCGTCCGCGACGCCGCCGGATCCTGCAAGCAGGCGCTGGGCTCCGACCGCCGCGAGGACCCGGAGGTGGCCGCGGGCCGCAAGATCGCACAGGCGTCCCTCGACGAGGTGGCCGACACCGCGGTACGGCTGCTCGGCGCGTTCGACGAGGCCGACCCGGCGAAGCGGCACGACGTCGTGTGGCTCGCCGAGCAGGGCCCCGACGGCGCGCGCCACAAGTCGCTGCACGCGGCGCCGCTGTGGGTGGGCGGGCTGCTGCGGGAGCGGCTCTTCGGCCGCTCCACCGTGGTGCTGACGTCCGCCACGCTCGCGCTCGGCGGCAACTTCGACGCGTTGGCCCGGCAGTGGGGGCTCCCGCCGGAGAAGGCAGCGGAGAAGACCGACGACCCGGTGCCCGACCCCGACGCACCGCGGTGGTCCGGCCTCGACGTCGGCTCGCCGTTCGCCCACGCCAAGAGCGGCATCCTCTACGTCGCCAAGCGGCTGCCGCCGCCGGGGCGCGACGGTCTGCCGCCGTCGTACCTGGACGAGATCGTCGGGCTCGTCGAGGCCGCAGGCGGTCGCACCCTCGGCCTGTTCTCCTCGATGCGGGCGGCCAAGCAGGCCACCGAGGCGCTGCGCGGCCGGCTGGACACGCCGCTCCTGTGCCAGGGCGAGGACTCCACCATGCAGCTGGTGGAGAAGTTCGCCGCCGACGAGGCCACCTCGCTCTTCGGCACGCTGTCGCTGTGGCAGGGCGTCGACGTGCCGGGCCCTTCGCTGTCGTGCGTGATCATCGACCGGATCCCGTTCCCGCGCCCGGACGACCCGCTCGTCGCGGCCCGCCAGCGCGCCACCGACGCCCGCGGCGGCAACGGCTTCCTGTCGGTGTCGGCCACCCACGCGGCGCTGCTGCTCGCCCAGGGTGCGGGGCGGCTGCTGCGCGGCATGGACGACCGCGGCGTAGTCGCGATCCTCGACTCGCGGCTGGCCACGGCCCGCTACGGCGGGTTCCTCCGGGCGAGCCTGCCCCCGTTCTGGGCCACCGACGACCGGGAGAAGGTGCACGCAGCGCTGCGCCGGCTGCGGGGAGCCTGA
- a CDS encoding DUF2017 domain-containing protein: MNGWKKAGRGGKTRLASTFDAQEAAVLRGLVGEVRQMLAGRSADNPADELAVLTGMRTGPSTRPDDRVLARLLPDFSPDDPDLSAGMRSLHEPELIEAKDAAAALVLDTLPEAGGRVELTPEQADTWMMALNDVRLALGTALDVSEDMPEDLPLDDPRAAHLGVYHWLTYVQDSLVQTRMQVRR, translated from the coding sequence ATGAACGGCTGGAAGAAGGCGGGGCGCGGCGGCAAGACGCGGCTCGCGAGCACCTTCGACGCCCAGGAGGCCGCCGTCCTGCGCGGGCTGGTGGGAGAGGTCCGGCAGATGCTCGCCGGCCGCTCCGCCGACAACCCCGCCGACGAGCTGGCGGTGCTCACCGGGATGCGCACGGGCCCGTCCACCCGCCCCGACGACCGGGTGCTCGCCCGCCTGCTCCCCGACTTCTCGCCCGACGACCCCGACCTCTCCGCGGGCATGCGCTCACTGCACGAGCCCGAGCTGATCGAGGCCAAGGACGCCGCGGCCGCGCTGGTGCTCGACACCCTCCCCGAGGCCGGGGGCCGCGTCGAGCTCACGCCCGAGCAGGCCGACACCTGGATGATGGCGCTGAACGACGTGCGCCTCGCGCTCGGCACCGCGCTCGACGTCAGCGAGGACATGCCGGAGGACCTGCCCCTCGACGACCCGCGGGCCGCTCACCTCGGCGTCTACCACTGGCTCACGTACGTGCAGGACTCCCTGGTGCAGACGCGCATGCAGGTGCGTCGCTGA
- a CDS encoding acyl-CoA thioesterase has product MTSTQVLLPPTSYPVLLEHDARYSDLDPSRRIGRDALVRWFEDARVAVERTRFGADLTGRMRLLLASVRVDVLAPLRVTRSYRIGLAVTHIGTSSFAYSYGVFADDECVATGESVSVHSSGGRPAPLPAPVRAALEELRVGGPRVERPEIDPARRVREAYPFRLDVRTRFGDLDTNRHVNNVRLAGWYLDGLAELHLDVLGYPTGGPLDGLAPSTLSVQYLDEVHYPGIYQLRVGVVDLDDTTARYACGLFDGPRCIGLADAVGAHRVLDEQGVVGDLGTLLEPFRMRQV; this is encoded by the coding sequence GTGACATCGACGCAAGTTCTGCTCCCCCCGACGTCCTACCCCGTGCTGCTCGAGCACGACGCCCGCTACAGCGATCTGGACCCGAGCCGTCGCATCGGCCGGGACGCGCTCGTGCGGTGGTTCGAGGACGCCCGTGTCGCCGTGGAGCGCACCCGCTTCGGCGCCGACCTGACCGGCCGCATGCGCCTGCTGCTCGCCTCCGTGCGCGTCGACGTGCTCGCTCCGCTGCGCGTCACCCGCAGCTACCGCATCGGCCTCGCCGTGACGCACATCGGCACGTCGTCCTTCGCGTACTCCTACGGCGTCTTCGCCGACGACGAGTGCGTGGCCACCGGCGAGTCGGTCAGCGTCCACTCCTCCGGCGGGCGCCCCGCCCCGCTGCCGGCGCCCGTCCGCGCAGCGCTCGAGGAGCTGCGGGTCGGCGGCCCGCGCGTCGAACGCCCCGAGATCGACCCGGCCCGCCGCGTGCGCGAGGCCTACCCGTTCCGGCTCGACGTGCGCACCCGCTTCGGCGACCTCGACACCAACCGCCACGTCAACAACGTCCGGCTCGCCGGCTGGTACCTCGACGGCCTCGCCGAGCTGCACCTCGACGTGCTCGGCTACCCGACGGGCGGGCCGCTCGACGGCCTCGCGCCGAGCACACTGTCGGTGCAGTACCTGGACGAGGTGCACTACCCCGGCATCTACCAGCTCCGGGTCGGTGTGGTGGACCTCGACGACACCACCGCCCGCTACGCCTGCGGCCTGTTCGACGGCCCCCGCTGCATCGGACTGGCCGACGCCGTGGGCGCTCACCGCGTGCTGGACGAGCAGGGCGTGGTAGGCGACCTGGGCACCCTCCTGGAGCCCTTCCGGATGCGGCAGGTCTGA